From Hyphomicrobiales bacterium, the proteins below share one genomic window:
- a CDS encoding MATE family efflux transporter, whose protein sequence is MTTKTTSNASTDPKFASGSIFKHIVVMTGTASVGLVSIFLVDFANLFYISMLGQSELAAAIGYASTLLFFTISISIGVMIAAIALVSKAIGKGERERARELSGSSLIFVLLITIIMATVAFPFITPIVELIGAKGETAEITVKFLQVVIPSMPLMGIGMCTSGLLRSVGDAKRAMYVTLGSGIIAAILDPLFIFTFDLGIQGAAYVMVIARLGTVLIGLYCVIKVHDLITIPSPKVFISDVNELKDVAVPAVLTNIATPVGNAYVTSSIAPYGDEAVAGWAIIGRLIPVAFGFIFALSGAIGPIIGQNYGAGIYDRVRETVKKSLIVTAVYTGAVWLLVFLLRDVIIEQFNATGETASLVAFFINLVIATFLFNSMMFVANAAFNNLGFATYSTMLNWAKATIGTVPFVWVGASVAGAHGVVAGWGLGAVAFGILAIVSCLRVVNKLDGDPPKGDLPPPLWRAALSAFSSGKGANIQ, encoded by the coding sequence TTGACAACGAAAACCACATCTAACGCATCAACCGACCCGAAATTCGCAAGCGGGTCGATCTTTAAGCACATCGTGGTGATGACGGGCACGGCGTCTGTTGGGTTGGTTTCAATTTTCCTCGTTGATTTTGCTAATCTGTTTTATATCTCAATGCTCGGGCAAAGCGAGCTTGCGGCGGCCATTGGTTATGCAAGCACGCTGTTGTTTTTTACAATCTCTATCAGCATTGGCGTAATGATTGCGGCCATTGCACTGGTTTCAAAAGCCATCGGCAAAGGCGAAAGAGAGCGCGCGCGTGAACTCTCAGGGTCTTCCTTGATTTTCGTTCTGCTTATCACAATTATCATGGCGACTGTCGCTTTCCCCTTTATTACCCCCATTGTCGAATTAATCGGGGCAAAAGGAGAAACTGCCGAAATCACCGTCAAATTCTTGCAAGTCGTCATCCCTTCAATGCCACTGATGGGCATTGGCATGTGCACATCTGGCTTGTTGCGGTCGGTGGGGGATGCAAAACGTGCGATGTATGTAACCCTTGGCAGCGGCATAATTGCTGCAATCCTTGATCCGCTTTTCATCTTCACTTTTGACCTTGGTATCCAGGGTGCTGCTTATGTCATGGTGATTGCGCGATTAGGAACGGTTTTGATCGGGCTTTATTGCGTTATCAAAGTCCATGATCTGATTACGATCCCTTCGCCCAAGGTATTCATCTCAGACGTGAATGAGCTGAAAGATGTGGCTGTGCCTGCCGTTTTAACAAACATCGCCACACCAGTTGGCAATGCTTATGTTACCAGCTCAATCGCTCCTTATGGTGATGAAGCCGTTGCTGGTTGGGCAATCATTGGGCGACTTATTCCTGTGGCATTTGGTTTTATCTTTGCGCTGTCAGGTGCCATCGGCCCCATCATCGGGCAGAACTACGGCGCGGGGATATATGACCGTGTTAGGGAGACTGTCAAAAAATCGCTGATTGTAACAGCCGTTTATACCGGCGCTGTTTGGCTGCTTGTCTTCTTGCTTCGCGACGTGATCATTGAGCAATTCAACGCAACAGGAGAAACAGCATCCTTGGTTGCCTTCTTTATCAATTTGGTTATCGCAACATTCCTGTTTAACTCGATGATGTTCGTTGCAAATGCGGCTTTCAACAATCTTGGATTTGCGACTTACTCAACCATGCTAAACTGGGCTAAGGCGACGATCGGCACAGTTCCGTTTGTTTGGGTTGGCGCCTCAGTGGCTGGTGCTCACGGAGTGGTTGCGGGCTGGGGTTTGGGGGCTGTTGCCTTTGGCATTTTGGCGATTGTATCCTGCTTGCGCGTGGTCAATAAACTAGATGGTGATCCGCCAAAAGGCGATCTACCGCCTCCCCTATGGCGGGCTGCTCTATCTGCTTTTTCATCGGGTAAAGGTGCTAATATTCAATAG
- a CDS encoding patatin-like phospholipase family protein: MSENTKIGLSLGGGGARGIGHVVVLEAIDELGIKIDEITGSSIGALIGMGYAAGMSGRDLRRYVLSTFDDRAKVLSNLWDLRPSSLQDWFKPESYSLGQFNPEKILSTFTPVDEFPENIEDLETTLSVVATDFYAGDDVVYRKGNLRQAVGASIAIPMVFKPVAIDGRILIDGNIANPLPFDQFVEPMDRVIAVDVVGGPDPTGHEMPSGFETMLGANQIMMQAITQEKLARLTPPDVLIRPPINSFGVMDFLKSSTILRLCDQKKDEIKQQIDTALSKA, translated from the coding sequence ATGTCAGAAAATACGAAAATTGGTCTGAGCCTTGGTGGCGGTGGCGCGCGTGGCATTGGTCATGTTGTTGTGCTGGAAGCAATTGACGAATTAGGCATCAAGATCGACGAGATAACCGGAAGCTCCATCGGTGCATTGATTGGAATGGGTTATGCGGCGGGTATGAGTGGGCGCGATTTGCGACGCTATGTCTTGTCGACATTTGATGATCGCGCCAAGGTGCTCAGCAACCTGTGGGATTTGCGCCCATCCTCGCTGCAAGATTGGTTTAAGCCGGAATCTTATTCCTTAGGTCAGTTCAATCCAGAAAAAATTCTGTCTACTTTCACGCCCGTTGACGAGTTTCCTGAAAATATCGAAGATTTGGAAACAACGCTTTCAGTGGTCGCCACTGATTTTTATGCAGGCGATGACGTGGTCTACCGCAAAGGCAATTTGCGCCAAGCGGTTGGTGCTTCTATTGCGATTCCTATGGTGTTCAAACCGGTTGCAATTGATGGCCGCATTTTGATTGATGGCAATATTGCCAATCCGCTCCCTTTTGATCAATTCGTAGAACCAATGGATCGTGTGATTGCTGTTGATGTGGTTGGCGGACCTGATCCAACGGGGCACGAAATGCCTTCAGGCTTTGAAACCATGCTGGGTGCAAACCAGATTATGATGCAGGCGATCACGCAAGAAAAACTGGCTAGATTGACACCGCCTGATGTGCTGATTAGACCGCCGATTAATTCTTTTGGTGTGATGGACTTCTTAAAATCGAGCACGATTTTGAGGCTTTGTGATCAAAAGAAAGATGAGATCAAACAGCAGATTGATACGGCGCTTTCAAAGGCGTGA
- a CDS encoding bifunctional riboflavin kinase/FAD synthetase produces the protein MKNNKPFDQVFNLLTASYEQVAGLKGGVLAIGNFDGVHKGHRVVLETALNLAASQGEQSKAVAMTFEPHPRTVFKPDAPVFRLTPRHEKGRLLAAMGLDGMVIVPFDHDFSQMAAEDFVQDLLIEKLAVSHVVVGYDFHFGRARQGSPEFLIEMGKAHGFAVSVVPAQKNEEGALVYSSSATRNCLAEGNIKLANDILGYRYFVSGEVVHGRKEGRELGYPTANMALAPNNELKHGIYAVQLRVDGKVMDGVASFGRRPMFDNGPPLLETYVFDFDGDLYGKNVEVAFFKYLRGEEAFDSLQDLLDQMAIDCDNARQVLQNAEILSSIDRGLNGE, from the coding sequence ATGAAAAACAATAAGCCCTTTGATCAAGTCTTTAATCTTTTAACGGCCTCGTATGAACAAGTCGCAGGATTAAAAGGTGGGGTGCTTGCGATTGGGAATTTTGATGGTGTCCACAAGGGGCACCGTGTTGTTTTGGAAACAGCCCTTAATCTTGCAGCAAGCCAAGGTGAGCAATCCAAAGCGGTCGCGATGACTTTCGAACCCCATCCGCGCACCGTGTTTAAGCCAGATGCGCCTGTCTTCCGCCTCACGCCACGCCATGAAAAAGGGCGCTTACTTGCCGCAATGGGTTTAGACGGCATGGTGATTGTTCCCTTTGACCATGATTTTTCACAAATGGCGGCTGAAGATTTTGTGCAGGACCTACTCATAGAGAAGCTTGCGGTTTCGCATGTTGTGGTTGGTTATGACTTTCATTTCGGCAGAGCGCGGCAAGGGTCTCCTGAGTTCTTGATCGAAATGGGCAAGGCACATGGTTTTGCTGTGAGTGTTGTGCCAGCACAAAAGAATGAGGAGGGGGCGTTGGTTTATTCGTCTTCTGCAACCCGCAATTGTTTGGCTGAGGGCAATATTAAACTCGCGAACGATATCCTTGGTTATCGCTACTTTGTTTCGGGAGAAGTGGTGCATGGCCGAAAAGAGGGGCGGGAGCTTGGATACCCAACCGCGAATATGGCGCTTGCGCCCAACAATGAATTAAAACACGGCATCTATGCCGTTCAGTTGCGTGTTGATGGCAAGGTGATGGACGGTGTTGCAAGTTTTGGTCGCCGCCCGATGTTTGATAATGGCCCGCCCTTGCTAGAAACATATGTGTTTGATTTTGACGGCGACCTTTATGGCAAAAACGTTGAAGTTGCGTTTTTCAAATATCTGCGTGGGGAAGAGGCATTTGATAGCTTGCAAGACTTGCTTGATCAAATGGCCATCGACTGCGATAACGCGCGCCAAGTCCTACAAAATGCTGAAATTTTATCGAGTATTGATCGCGGCTTAAATGGTGAGTGA
- a CDS encoding nucleoside deaminase translates to MTIALDEAKAAAQRGEVPVGAVIVRDGEIIARAGNRILEDKDPTAHAEIVAMRLAARELGRERLFDCDLYVTLEPCTMCAGAISLARIRRLYFGASDEKGGAVENGARFFTLPTCHHAPEVYSGFQETESAELLKKFFAERR, encoded by the coding sequence ATGACGATTGCGCTTGATGAAGCAAAAGCCGCCGCCCAGCGTGGTGAAGTGCCTGTTGGCGCTGTCATTGTGCGTGATGGCGAGATAATTGCGCGGGCAGGCAACCGGATTTTAGAGGACAAAGACCCAACGGCGCACGCCGAAATTGTTGCCATGCGCTTAGCGGCCCGCGAACTTGGCCGCGAACGGCTTTTTGATTGCGATCTTTATGTAACGCTAGAGCCCTGCACCATGTGCGCTGGCGCCATATCGCTTGCCCGCATCCGAAGGCTTTATTTTGGTGCTAGCGATGAGAAAGGCGGAGCGGTAGAAAATGGCGCGCGCTTTTTCACATTGCCAACATGCCACCACGCGCCTGAGGTTTATTCTGGGTTTCAAGAAACAGAGAGTGCTGAGCTTTTAAAGAAGTTCTTCGCAGAGCGCCGATAA
- the rsmD gene encoding 16S rRNA (guanine(966)-N(2))-methyltransferase RsmD, with protein MRIVGGKFRGHKLAAPKGDSIRPTTDRSRESLFNILNHRDEVDFEGARVIDLFAGTGALGLEALSRGASFALFLDESAEARGLVRTNMESCKQNGNAKIFRRDATKLGGRGTINPFNLAFLDPPYDKGLGERALQSLHEGGWLAPEAFVVWEELTKVEVIIPAHFQLIDDRTYGTSRIKFLSYQP; from the coding sequence ATGCGGATCGTCGGCGGTAAGTTTCGCGGTCATAAGCTGGCCGCACCCAAAGGGGATAGTATTCGGCCCACCACGGACCGTTCTCGCGAAAGCTTGTTTAATATCTTAAACCACCGTGATGAGGTGGACTTTGAAGGCGCGCGGGTGATCGATCTGTTCGCTGGAACTGGCGCTTTGGGCTTGGAGGCTTTGTCTCGTGGCGCGAGCTTTGCGCTCTTTCTTGATGAGAGCGCTGAGGCGCGCGGGCTTGTTCGCACCAATATGGAAAGCTGCAAGCAAAACGGAAATGCCAAAATTTTTCGCCGTGATGCCACCAAACTGGGTGGGCGAGGCACAATAAACCCTTTTAATCTCGCGTTTTTAGACCCACCTTATGACAAAGGGCTCGGCGAGCGGGCGCTTCAATCGTTGCATGAAGGCGGATGGCTTGCGCCTGAGGCTTTCGTCGTTTGGGAAGAGTTAACCAAAGTTGAGGTCATCATTCCGGCTCATTTCCAGTTAATTGATGATCGCACCTATGGGACAAGCCGTATAAAGTTTCTATCATACCAACCTTAG
- a CDS encoding pitrilysin family protein gives MLIRIAQITSFLVVTIFFVLNSAFADESKKDDFIKGELFPNIVASKLENGMEVVVIPDQRATAVTHMVWYKVGSADEDPGKSGIAHFLEHLLFKGTKKYPGNALDTTVRRVGGNHNAFTSYDYTGYFQKITREHLPLMMDIEADRMMNVRFTEEDVDVERKVVLEERARGIESRPGSQLSAAMDLALYKNHPYRRPIIGWRHELEVLNQKDAFAFYEKYYTPANAILVVSGNVSVEEVQAMAQKYYGVLENRAPAAKRVRPIEPDDLLMRQLITVRDPRITNESVSILFRVPSFRTGKAGTSEALYLLSEVLSGTTRSRIYKSFVVDRQIATSAGAYSGASALDDSSFTLYGTPKGDVTLEEMEKQLLDEIKRVAKEGVTEKELQRARNRLFASTIYAQDSASGLANLMGRTLSVDSTLADIRSWPDRIRSVSVEDIKEAAATYFNPEKAVIGHLRRPLKADKDPS, from the coding sequence ATGTTGATAAGAATTGCACAAATCACCAGTTTCTTGGTCGTTACAATTTTTTTCGTTTTAAACAGTGCTTTTGCAGATGAATCGAAAAAAGACGATTTTATCAAAGGCGAATTGTTCCCGAACATCGTTGCCTCCAAGCTAGAAAATGGCATGGAAGTGGTCGTGATCCCAGATCAACGAGCAACGGCTGTCACGCATATGGTTTGGTATAAAGTGGGTTCTGCCGATGAAGATCCTGGTAAATCAGGCATCGCGCATTTTCTTGAGCATTTGCTGTTTAAGGGAACGAAGAAATATCCTGGCAATGCACTCGACACCACCGTGCGCCGTGTAGGGGGCAATCATAATGCTTTCACAAGCTATGATTACACTGGATATTTCCAAAAAATAACCCGCGAGCATTTACCATTGATGATGGATATTGAAGCGGACCGGATGATGAATGTTCGTTTCACTGAAGAAGATGTTGATGTGGAGCGCAAAGTAGTTTTGGAAGAACGTGCGCGCGGTATTGAATCAAGACCTGGCTCTCAACTGTCTGCCGCAATGGATTTGGCCCTTTATAAAAACCACCCTTATCGCCGCCCAATCATCGGCTGGCGCCATGAACTTGAGGTTTTAAACCAAAAGGACGCGTTTGCTTTTTACGAGAAATATTATACGCCCGCCAATGCGATTTTGGTGGTGAGCGGCAATGTTAGCGTTGAAGAAGTGCAGGCAATGGCGCAGAAATATTATGGCGTCCTAGAAAACCGCGCGCCCGCTGCCAAACGTGTTCGCCCAATTGAACCAGATGATTTGTTGATGCGTCAACTCATCACCGTGCGCGATCCGCGCATCACCAATGAAAGCGTCTCCATTCTGTTTCGGGTACCATCGTTTAGAACGGGCAAAGCTGGAACATCAGAAGCGCTTTATCTTCTGAGTGAAGTTTTAAGCGGGACGACCAGAAGCCGGATTTACAAATCCTTCGTTGTGGATCGCCAAATCGCCACGTCAGCCGGTGCTTATTCAGGTGCCTCCGCACTGGATGACAGCTCTTTTACTCTTTACGGTACGCCGAAGGGTGATGTGACGCTGGAAGAGATGGAAAAACAACTGCTTGATGAAATCAAGAGGGTTGCCAAAGAAGGCGTGACGGAAAAAGAACTTCAACGCGCCCGCAATCGTTTGTTTGCCAGCACGATCTATGCGCAAGACAGCGCTAGCGGCTTGGCGAACTTGATGGGACGCACGCTCTCTGTTGATAGTACCTTGGCAGACATTCGTTCATGGCCAGACCGTATTCGTAGCGTGAGCGTTGAGGACATCAAGGAAGCTGCCGCCACCTATTTCAATCCGGAAAAAGCGGTGATCGGCCATTTACGCCGCCCGCTTAAAGCTGACAAAGACCCATCTTAG
- a CDS encoding pitrilysin family protein — MLRILTVFAFFFSVFTLSANALDIQELKSDKGLKVLLVEDHSLPIITLSFSFKSGTSQDPEGKSGALNLMSALLDEGAGDLDAVAFQDRLEDLAARMSFSASRDYFRGSLRTLSENADDAFEMLQVALYESRFDEKPMNRIRDQILSGIRSEANNPNSKASKALRKAVYPAEHPYIRTSNGTEESVLSVTAEDMRALKKRILGRDNVIISIVGAITAEEAKARIDVLFGSLREKADLINVPKIEPKVGEKISVDAPLPQTRYTLIGKGIDRLDDDYFAAYLVNQILGGSGLSSRLSLEVREKRGLAYGISSGISNHEAVSLFTASVATRADFADETLEVMLAELKRMADEGPSEEELALAKSYTIGVYALNFDGSSDIAGTLTSIQAAGLPSNYIEIRADAINGVTLDEAKAAAKRLLGDGTYTLLRVGPAEKEG; from the coding sequence ATGCTCCGTATATTGACCGTTTTCGCCTTTTTCTTTTCAGTTTTCACTCTTTCAGCCAATGCCTTGGATATCCAAGAACTGAAGAGCGACAAGGGCTTGAAAGTTCTTCTTGTTGAAGACCATTCATTGCCTATCATCACGCTGTCTTTTTCTTTTAAAAGCGGTACATCGCAAGACCCTGAGGGTAAATCAGGTGCCTTGAACTTGATGAGCGCTCTTCTCGATGAAGGCGCTGGCGATTTGGATGCGGTGGCCTTTCAAGATCGGTTGGAAGACCTTGCAGCGCGTATGTCCTTTAGTGCTAGCCGCGATTATTTCAGGGGTTCGCTTCGCACCTTGAGCGAAAATGCTGATGATGCTTTCGAAATGTTGCAAGTAGCCCTTTATGAATCGCGCTTTGATGAAAAGCCGATGAACCGAATTCGCGACCAAATTCTGTCTGGCATCCGCTCTGAGGCGAACAATCCAAACAGCAAAGCCTCCAAAGCATTGCGCAAGGCTGTTTATCCGGCAGAGCATCCTTATATCCGCACGAGCAATGGCACAGAAGAAAGCGTTCTGTCCGTTACGGCTGAAGATATGCGGGCTTTGAAAAAACGTATTTTAGGTCGTGACAATGTGATCATTTCTATCGTCGGTGCCATAACTGCGGAAGAAGCAAAGGCGCGGATTGATGTGCTCTTTGGCTCGCTTCGCGAAAAAGCTGATTTGATCAATGTGCCGAAAATAGAACCTAAAGTCGGCGAGAAAATTTCCGTTGATGCGCCACTACCACAAACCCGTTACACGCTGATTGGTAAGGGTATTGATCGGCTTGATGATGATTATTTTGCAGCTTATTTGGTGAACCAGATTTTAGGTGGTTCGGGCCTTAGTTCGCGTCTGTCATTGGAAGTGCGCGAAAAGCGCGGGCTTGCTTATGGCATTAGTTCAGGCATCTCAAACCATGAAGCCGTCAGCTTGTTTACAGCCTCTGTTGCAACACGGGCAGACTTTGCTGATGAAACGCTGGAAGTAATGCTTGCTGAACTAAAGCGCATGGCAGATGAGGGGCCGAGCGAAGAAGAGCTGGCCCTTGCAAAGAGCTATACGATTGGCGTTTACGCGCTTAACTTTGATGGCTCTAGCGATATTGCAGGCACGCTCACATCGATCCAAGCAGCAGGTCTGCCAAGTAATTATATCGAGATCAGAGCAGACGCGATTAATGGCGTGACGTTGGATGAAGCAAAGGCTGCTGCAAAGCGTCTTTTGGGCGATGGTACCTACACCTTGTTGCGTGTGGGGCCTGCTGAAAAAGAAGGCTAG
- the ileS gene encoding isoleucine--tRNA ligase yields MSNDTNTEDGFDYSKTLFLPKTDFPMRAGLPKKEPEIIAKWKQQGIYKTLREQSKGREKFVLHDGPPYANGNLHIGHALNKVLKDVITRSHQMLGFDSNYVPGWDCHGLPIEWKVEEKYRAKGKNKDDIPINEFRQECRDFAKHWVGVQSEEFKRLGIEGDFERPYLTMNFEAEAYIAKELMKFATSGQLYRGSKPIMWSVVERTALAEAEIEYQNYESDTVWVPFPIGKGPDHLKDAKVVIWTTTPWTMPGNRAVCYSPKISYGLYEVTAAENEFGPQAGHQFVFADALSEECAAKAKVEFKRVSDVTAADFDGMVLDHPLKQAGLGGYDFGVPMLSGDHVTDEAGTGFVHTAPGHGRDDFEIWMTKARDIEAMGISSDIPFTVGDDGFYTKDAPGFEDARVIDDKGKKGDANQKVITALIGQGNLFARGRVKHEYPHSWRSKKPIIFRNTPQWFVYMDKDGVVEKGTLRTTALEAIDNTNFVPPQGQNRLRGMIEGRPDWVLSRQRAWGVPISVFVDEDGTVLKSEKVNAAIFEAFKQDGADAWYADGAKERFLAADPDVDASNWTMVRDILDVWFDSGSTHAFCLEQREDLKWPADVYLEGTDQHRGWFHSSLLESCGTRGRAPYDTVITHGFTMDDQGRKMSKSLGNQTSPHDIIKQYGADILRLWVMTCDYTDDQRIGQEIIKTNVDAYRRLRNTVRWMLGTLAHYDGGEVAYDDLPELEQYMMHRLAETDATVRQAYKEFDFKKAFNAIFSLMNADMSSFYFDIRKDALYCDPISSKRRQAALSVVEKMFRCTITWLAPMLPFTTDESWANRYGEDIASIHLTDFEPVSPSYNNGELAARWENIRKLRRVVTGALEIERAEKRIGSSLEAAPQVFISDDVLKSALQGIEDFEDLCITSAIEVLDGEGPEQAFKLDDIAGVSVVPKMAEGKKCARSWRVSSEVGSDAEYPDLTPRDAQAMRELKAV; encoded by the coding sequence ATGTCAAACGACACAAATACAGAAGACGGTTTTGATTATTCCAAAACTCTATTTCTTCCAAAAACAGACTTCCCAATGCGCGCTGGCCTTCCAAAGAAAGAGCCAGAGATTATTGCGAAATGGAAACAGCAAGGCATTTATAAGACATTGCGCGAGCAATCGAAGGGACGTGAGAAATTCGTCCTTCATGATGGCCCGCCCTATGCCAATGGCAATCTACACATTGGCCACGCCCTCAACAAAGTGTTGAAAGACGTCATCACCCGCTCGCACCAGATGCTGGGTTTTGATTCAAACTATGTCCCTGGCTGGGATTGTCACGGTCTTCCCATTGAATGGAAGGTTGAAGAAAAATACCGCGCCAAGGGTAAGAATAAAGACGACATCCCTATTAATGAGTTCCGCCAAGAATGCCGCGACTTCGCGAAGCATTGGGTTGGGGTGCAGTCAGAAGAGTTCAAGCGCCTTGGTATCGAAGGTGATTTTGAACGCCCTTATCTCACCATGAACTTTGAGGCTGAAGCCTATATCGCGAAAGAACTGATGAAGTTTGCGACCAGCGGCCAGCTTTATCGTGGTTCAAAACCGATCATGTGGTCTGTGGTTGAACGCACAGCTTTGGCTGAGGCTGAGATCGAATATCAAAACTACGAGTCAGATACGGTTTGGGTGCCATTCCCAATCGGTAAAGGACCAGACCATCTAAAAGATGCAAAGGTTGTGATTTGGACGACGACACCTTGGACAATGCCAGGCAACCGTGCGGTTTGTTATTCGCCGAAAATTTCCTACGGCCTTTATGAAGTAACGGCGGCAGAAAATGAGTTTGGTCCGCAAGCCGGCCACCAATTCGTCTTTGCAGATGCCTTAAGTGAAGAATGTGCAGCAAAGGCTAAAGTTGAATTTAAACGTGTGAGCGATGTGACTGCCGCTGATTTTGACGGCATGGTTCTTGATCATCCGCTCAAACAAGCAGGTCTTGGCGGCTATGACTTCGGCGTGCCGATGTTGAGCGGCGACCACGTTACTGATGAAGCTGGTACAGGCTTTGTGCATACAGCACCGGGTCATGGTCGTGATGACTTTGAAATCTGGATGACGAAAGCTCGCGACATTGAAGCGATGGGCATCTCATCCGACATTCCGTTCACCGTGGGTGATGATGGTTTCTACACCAAAGATGCGCCAGGTTTTGAAGATGCCCGCGTGATTGATGACAAAGGTAAGAAGGGTGACGCCAACCAGAAGGTCATCACTGCCCTTATTGGCCAAGGCAATCTTTTCGCCCGTGGTCGCGTAAAACATGAATACCCACATTCATGGCGCTCCAAAAAGCCGATCATCTTTAGAAACACACCGCAGTGGTTTGTTTATATGGATAAAGACGGCGTTGTTGAAAAAGGCACATTACGCACAACAGCGCTTGAGGCCATCGACAACACCAATTTCGTGCCACCGCAAGGCCAAAACCGTTTGCGCGGTATGATTGAAGGTCGCCCAGACTGGGTGCTTTCACGTCAACGCGCATGGGGTGTGCCTATTTCCGTTTTCGTTGATGAAGACGGCACTGTGCTGAAAAGCGAAAAGGTCAATGCAGCCATTTTCGAAGCCTTCAAACAAGACGGTGCAGACGCATGGTATGCAGATGGCGCGAAAGAACGCTTCCTTGCCGCAGACCCTGACGTTGATGCATCAAATTGGACAATGGTTCGCGACATCTTGGATGTGTGGTTTGATTCTGGTTCAACGCACGCTTTCTGTTTGGAGCAGCGCGAAGACCTTAAATGGCCAGCAGACGTCTACCTAGAAGGAACAGATCAACACCGTGGTTGGTTCCATTCATCGCTGCTTGAAAGCTGCGGTACCAGAGGTCGCGCCCCTTATGACACTGTGATCACGCATGGTTTCACCATGGATGATCAGGGCCGTAAAATGTCGAAATCTCTCGGCAATCAAACATCGCCCCATGACATCATCAAACAATATGGCGCGGACATTCTGCGGCTTTGGGTGATGACGTGTGATTATACGGACGATCAGCGCATTGGTCAGGAAATCATCAAGACCAATGTCGATGCTTACCGTCGTCTTCGCAATACAGTCCGGTGGATGCTTGGCACACTTGCCCATTATGATGGTGGCGAAGTGGCTTATGACGATTTGCCAGAGCTTGAACAATATATGATGCACCGTCTTGCTGAGACCGATGCAACTGTGCGCCAAGCTTATAAAGAGTTTGATTTCAAAAAAGCCTTCAATGCGATTTTCAGCTTGATGAATGCGGACATGTCGTCGTTCTATTTCGACATCCGCAAGGACGCGCTTTATTGCGACCCAATTTCATCAAAACGCAGACAAGCAGCGCTTTCTGTTGTGGAAAAAATGTTCCGCTGTACCATCACATGGCTTGCACCAATGCTGCCGTTTACAACGGATGAATCGTGGGCAAATCGTTATGGTGAGGATATAGCCTCAATCCACCTGACTGATTTCGAACCTGTTTCACCAAGCTACAACAATGGTGAATTGGCAGCGCGTTGGGAAAACATCCGCAAGCTTCGCCGTGTCGTGACGGGCGCATTGGAAATTGAACGTGCAGAAAAGCGTATCGGTTCATCACTGGAAGCTGCACCTCAGGTCTTTATTTCTGATGATGTGCTCAAGTCAGCACTGCAAGGCATTGAGGACTTTGAAGATTTGTGCATCACAAGTGCCATCGAAGTATTGGACGGCGAGGGGCCTGAACAAGCCTTTAAGCTTGATGATATCGCTGGAGTTTCTGTCGTTCCAAAAATGGCCGAAGGCAAGAAATGCGCTCGTTCTTGGCGTGTTTCAAGTGAAGTTGGGTCGGACGCTGAATATCCAGATTTAACCCCTCGTGATGCACAGGCAATGCGTGAATTGAAAGCTGTTTAA